GACACCCGCGCCCGACCACTCGAGTTGCTGTTCGGGCGGCGCCGCGAACATCGTGAACAGACGCGCGGTATCGGCGCCGTATTGATCGATGAGCACTTGCGGGTCGACGCCGTTGTTCTTCGACTTCGACATCTTCTCGACGCCGCCGAGCTCGACCGGCTGGCCGTCCGCATTGAGCGTCGCGCCGACCGGACGCCCCTTGTCGTCGTGCGCGACGGTCACGTCGGCCGGGTTGTACCACGTCTTCTTGCCGGACCTGTCTTCGCGATAGAACGTCTCGTTGAGCACCATGCCTTGCGTGAGCAGGTTCTTGGCGGGCTCGCCGAACTTGACGATGCCGAGGTCGCGCGACACCTTCGCCCAGAAACGCGAATACAGCAGGTGAAGAATCGCGTGCTCGATGCCGCCGATGTACTGGTCCATCGGCATCCAGTAGTCGGTGCGCGCGTCGACCATCGTCTTCGCGTCCGGTGCCGCATAGCGGTAGAAGTACCACGCGGAATCGACGAACGTGTCCATCGTGTCCGTTTCGCGCTTTGCGGCGCCGCCGCACTTCGGGCACGCGCAGTTGACGAACGCTTCGGACTTCGCAAGCGGATTGCCCGTGCCGTCCGGCACGAGGTCCTCGGGCAGCACGACCGGCAGATCCTGCTCGGGCACCGGCACATCGCCGCACGTCGGGCAGTGGATGATCGGGATCGGCGTGCCCCAATAGCGCTGACGCGAAATACCCCAGTCGCGCAGACGATACGTAATCTGCTTGTCACCGACGCCAAGCGCTTTCAGATCTTCCGCGATCGCATCGACGGCCTGCGAATAGTTGAGGCCGTCGTATTTGCCGCTGTTGATCAGCGTGCCGTTTTCCTTGTCGCCGTACCACTCTTGCCACGCGTCGGTTGAAAAGCTCTGGCCTTCGACTGCCACCACCTGCTTCACCGGAATGCCGTACTTCTTCACGAACGCGAAGTCGCGCTCGTCGTGAGCCGGCACGCCCATCACCGCGCCTTCGCCGTAGCTCATCAGCACGTAGTTGCCGATCCAGACTTCGACCTTTTCGTGCGTAAGCGGATGCGTGACGTAAAAGCCCGTCGCCATGCCTTTCTTTTCCATCGTCGCCATGTCGGCTTCGGCGACGCCGCCATGCTTGCATTCGTCGATGAACGCCTGCAGTTCGGGCCTGCCCTGCGCGAGGCGCGTGGCAAGCGGATGCTCGGCGGCGATCGCGGCGAACGTGACGCCCATGATCGTGTCGGCGCGCGTGGTGAACACGCGCAGCAGCTTCTGCTCGCCGTCGAGCTCATACGGGAAGCCGAAGTTCACGCCGAAACTCTTGCCGATCCAGTTCTGCTGCATGACCTTCACGCGCTCGGGCCAGCCGAGGCCTTCGAGGTCGTTCAGCAGCTCGTCCGCGTACTGCGTGATCCGCATGTAGTACATCGGAATTTCGCGCTTCTCGACGACGGCGCCGGAACGCCAGCCCTTGCCGTCGATGACCTGCTCGTTCGCGAGCACCGTCTGATCGACCGGGTCCCAGTTCACCGTGCCGGTTTTCTTGTACGCGATGCCCTTCTCGAGCATCTTCAGGAACAGCCACTGGTTCCACTTGTAGTAGTCGGGCTTGCAGGTCGTGACCTCGCGCGACCAGTCGATCGCCAGACCCATCGACTGCATCTGCCCCTTCATGTAGGCGATGTTGTCGTAGGTCCACTTCGCCGGCGGCACGTTGTTCGCCATCGCGGCGTTTTCCGCCGGCATGCCGAACGCGTCCCAACCCATCGGCATCAGCGTGTTGTAGCCGTTCATCCGCAGATAGCGGTACATCACGTCGTTGATCGTGTAGTTGCGCACGTGCCCCATATGCAGCTTGCCCGACGGATACGGCAGCATCGACACGCAGTAGAACTTGGGCTTATCGGCGGTTTCCGTCGTCTTATACGCGTCGGTTGCGCGCCATTGGGCTTGTGCGGCGGATTCGACGTCGGAGGGGATGTACTTTTCGTGCATGTTTGGGTGGTGTCGCTGGGTCGGTCCGCAGGCACTGGGCCGGTGCTCGGGATGGGTCAGATGTCGTCGGGTCCCCGGGTTTTGGGGAAAGTGCTGATTATACCGTTCGGTGGGGAGTCGCCGGGCCCTGCGGGCGGTTTGCACGGGGCGCGACTGGTAAGAGGCGCCTGCGCCCTATGCCGCGTCACCGCATCCTGGACGCGCGAAGACCCGACAGCCTGGTTTGGTTTTTTACCCGCTTTAAGCCGTTATTCAATTTCCTTTCTCAAAAGATTCCTAACTTTAAACGGTATCGAGTCTTAAACGGCACCGCAGCTTTTCGCCCAGAAATAGGACGATTTAAGAATCCTCTGATGCTTATCTCAATAACCGATCTCTAGAATTTTCCTTGTTGCGCTGACTGTCCCGCAGGACAGAACCACGAAAAGCTTGTGAATTCGAGCATTTTATTTCGCAGCAGGGAGCGCACTGCTTGGGTCTTTTTTTAGATTATTTTGGGATCGAGTGATGAATCGCGCTTACCGTATCGTCTGGAACGCAGTTACCGCAACTTGGAATGTCGCCTCTGAACTGACTAAAGGCTGCCGTGCATCGAAAGCCCGGTCAGCCAAGACTTCCGCGGCAGTGGGAGCGGTAGCTCTTGGGATTGTTGCTGCAGGTAGTACCGTAATAACCAATTCCTTCGCAGCGGCACCGGCGAACTCATATGCGGTCGGCATTCTCGATCTGACCGGTGGCAAGCAGTCGTGCTTTTCGAGTGCCGCACCGGGCGCAATTGATACCTCGACTTCTGATTGCAATTCCGGCGCCGGTTCGACGCAGGCCGGAATCGTTGCATACGACTCGAACGGCGCATGGGGTTCGTACCTTACGTTGTCTGACTCGTCCAGCGTGAGAATCGGCGCCGGCAATACAGATAAGCTGGTGATCCGGACTACCGGAATTGACGCATACGATCAATTGCGAATGAATGGCAAGGGCATTACCGGGTTGAATTCAGGGCAGATTTCCGCCACGAGCAAGGACGCGATCAACGGTTCGCAGTTGTACGGCGAAGCGAACAGCGTTGCGGCGGCGCTGGGCGGCGGCGCGGCGGTGAACACGGACGGCACGATCAAAGCGCCGACGTACACGGTGCAAGGCCAGACGAAGAGCGACGCAGGCTCGGCGCTAGCTGCGATCGACACGGCGACGACCGGCAACACGACGTCGATCACGAACCTGACGAACAACATCAACAACGGGGCGGTGGGTCTGGTCCAGCAGGACGCGACGAGCAAGGCGATCACGGTGGCGAAGGCGACCACCGGCACGACGGTGGACTTCACCGGCACGGCGGGTACACGTCAGCTGAAAGGCGTGGCGGCGGGCAAGGCCGACACCGATGCGGTGAACCTGTCGCAGCTCAAGGCAGCGGGCCTGAACGTGGACACGTCGGGCAACGTCTCGAATGCATTCGTCGCCTACGACGACGCCACGAAGGGCAAGGTCACGCTGGCAGGCGGCACGGCCGGCACGACCATCACGAACGTGAAGGCCGGCGCGCTGGGCGCATCGAGCACGGACGCAGTGAACGGCTCGCAGTTGTTCGCCACGAACCAGGCCGTCGCTCAAAACACCAGCGACATCACCACGTTGAACTCGAAGATCGCCAACATCAACGGTTCGCTGACAGACGCGGTTGCGTACGACTCGTCAACACACGACAAGATCACGCTCAACGGCGCCAACGGCACGACCATCACGAACCTGAAGGCCGGCGCAGTCAGCGCCACCAGCACCGACGCGGTGAACGGCTCGCAACTCTACAGCGTCGGCAACTCGATCGCTGACGCAATCGGCGGCGGCTCGACGGTCAACGCGGACGGCACGATCTCCGCGCCGAGCTATACGGTTGATGGCATGACGGTTCACAACTTCGGCGACGCGATCACCAACATCGACGAGCGCACCACGATCAACTCGACGGCGATCAGCAACATCAACGACTCGTTGAGCAACATCACGAACAACGGCGCGGGCATCAAGTACTTCCACGCCAACTCGGTTCTCGCCGACTCGCAGGCAATCGGCATGGACGCAGTTGCAATCGGCGGCAACGCCCATGCACAGGCGGACAACGCGGTGGCTCTCGGCGCGCACTCGGTAGCAGATCGTGCAAACACGGTATCGGTGGGCGCCGCCGGCGCGGAACGCCAGATCACGAATGTCGCAGCCGGCACAACCGATACCGACGCCGTCAATCTCGGCCAGCTCAAAGCGGCAGGCCTGATCAACACCGACGGCTCCGCAAACGCCGCCACCACGTACGACCACAACGCGGACGGCTCCATCAACTACAACAGCATCACGATGGGCGACAACGTTGCAGGCGGTACGACGATCCACAACGTAGCGGCCGGCACCGACAGCATGGACGCGGTCAACGTGAGCCAGATGAACGCTGCGATCGCCAACGTGACGAACATCGCCAGCAATTCGTCGAACCCGCTGTTCACGGCGAACGGCAGCCGCGAAACCGAAGCTGCGGTCGCAAGCGGTAACCATGCCACCGCAATGGGCGCGAACGCCAAGGCATCAGCGGATAACTCCGTCGCCCTCGGTGCGAACTCAGTGGCTGATCGTGCAAACACCGTCTCGGTCGGCGCAGCCGGCAGCGAGCGCCAGATTGCCAACGTCGCGGCAGGCACCGAAGCCACCGACGCGGTGAACGTGGAGCAGATGAACGAAACGGTGAACAACGCGATCGGCACCATGCCGGCCGGCATGACCGCGAAGGACTACACCGATTCGCGCATCAACTCGGTCCAGAACTCGGTGAACCAGGTAGCGAAGAACTCGTATGCCGGTATCGCGGCG
The nucleotide sequence above comes from Paraburkholderia sp. SOS3. Encoded proteins:
- the leuS gene encoding leucine--tRNA ligase, whose translation is MHEKYIPSDVESAAQAQWRATDAYKTTETADKPKFYCVSMLPYPSGKLHMGHVRNYTINDVMYRYLRMNGYNTLMPMGWDAFGMPAENAAMANNVPPAKWTYDNIAYMKGQMQSMGLAIDWSREVTTCKPDYYKWNQWLFLKMLEKGIAYKKTGTVNWDPVDQTVLANEQVIDGKGWRSGAVVEKREIPMYYMRITQYADELLNDLEGLGWPERVKVMQQNWIGKSFGVNFGFPYELDGEQKLLRVFTTRADTIMGVTFAAIAAEHPLATRLAQGRPELQAFIDECKHGGVAEADMATMEKKGMATGFYVTHPLTHEKVEVWIGNYVLMSYGEGAVMGVPAHDERDFAFVKKYGIPVKQVVAVEGQSFSTDAWQEWYGDKENGTLINSGKYDGLNYSQAVDAIAEDLKALGVGDKQITYRLRDWGISRQRYWGTPIPIIHCPTCGDVPVPEQDLPVVLPEDLVPDGTGNPLAKSEAFVNCACPKCGGAAKRETDTMDTFVDSAWYFYRYAAPDAKTMVDARTDYWMPMDQYIGGIEHAILHLLYSRFWAKVSRDLGIVKFGEPAKNLLTQGMVLNETFYREDRSGKKTWYNPADVTVAHDDKGRPVGATLNADGQPVELGGVEKMSKSKNNGVDPQVLIDQYGADTARLFTMFAAPPEQQLEWSGAGVEGASRFLRRVWTFAHANHAALRERASFDASQLADTEKTVRREIHSVLKQADFDYQRLQYNTVVSAAMKMLNAIEGARNAQAAVLRETYGILLRVLYPVVPHLTFQLWQELGYADEFGALLDAPWPKVDEKALEQAEIELVLQVNGKVRGALMVARDSPRETIEQAALAHEMFAKFSEGRPAKKVVIVPGRLVNIVA
- a CDS encoding YadA family autotransporter adhesin, coding for MNGKGITGLNSGQISATSKDAINGSQLYGEANSVAAALGGGAAVNTDGTIKAPTYTVQGQTKSDAGSALAAIDTATTGNTTSITNLTNNINNGAVGLVQQDATSKAITVAKATTGTTVDFTGTAGTRQLKGVAAGKADTDAVNLSQLKAAGLNVDTSGNVSNAFVAYDDATKGKVTLAGGTAGTTITNVKAGALGASSTDAVNGSQLFATNQAVAQNTSDITTLNSKIANINGSLTDAVAYDSSTHDKITLNGANGTTITNLKAGAVSATSTDAVNGSQLYSVGNSIADAIGGGSTVNADGTISAPSYTVDGMTVHNFGDAITNIDERTTINSTAISNINDSLSNITNNGAGIKYFHANSVLADSQAIGMDAVAIGGNAHAQADNAVALGAHSVADRANTVSVGAAGAERQITNVAAGTTDTDAVNLGQLKAAGLINTDGSANAATTYDHNADGSINYNSITMGDNVAGGTTIHNVAAGTDSMDAVNVSQMNAAIANVTNIASNSSNPLFTANGSRETEAAVASGNHATAMGANAKASADNSVALGANSVADRANTVSVGAAGSERQIANVAAGTEATDAVNVEQMNETVNNAIGTMPAGMTAKDYTDSRINSVQNSVNQVAKNSYAGIAAAMAMPNLTPSQPGKTVVAAGSGVYKSGAAAAVGVTHRSRNGKWLTNGALSVTSTGDAGARVQVGYEF